A region from the Branchiostoma floridae strain S238N-H82 chromosome 9, Bfl_VNyyK, whole genome shotgun sequence genome encodes:
- the LOC118422353 gene encoding ribosomal biogenesis protein LAS1L-like, whose translation MAARIVGWASKSEWIQIYQELYSNDPVQIQHALDRVVAWKSRLDTKMPIAIDCTSSLTAVWLRDSGAHVRGEGGSSAPNSHDLFQLRLAYSMALARFVNLVTDASQDKFYIQPVHVMAKEMALPEWMVSLRHEATHRSLPSLPVLRSGARFALAWLREKYWEPQLQQCGELPGGAAEKGQLDVEEVRQAVVGLLISFEQHQFEILSERSTKKKRSHHTTLLQEVLSNLAALMAGNRETVVACLCRRGFLIPTPEQTTALGLTNYDVFPESDGSELPQIDKKFQDFWKPIFELLHQSNSIPPLLERLVQQLGTYAEEDLEFAVGWIALITTAQNSQDKKSLERLLHKVKVELPWRRLITCCLATPNKHTTPLVHM comes from the exons ATGGCTGCGCGCATCGTGGGGTGGGCGAGCAAATCCGAGTGGATTCAAATCTACCAAGAACTTTACAGCAACGATCCGGTACAGATCCAACATGCCCTAGACCGAGTTGTTGCTTGGAAGAGTCGCCTCGACACGAAAATGCCGATCGCGATAGACTGCACCTCGTCTCTGACTGCGGTTTGGCTAAGGGATAGCGGTGCACacgtgaggggggaggggggcagttcgGCACCGAACAGCCACGACTTGTTCCAGCTCCGGCTAGCGTACTCCATGGCACTGGCAAG GTTCGTGAACCTTGTGACGGACGCGAGCCAAGACAAATTCTACATCCAGCCTGTTCATGTCATGGCCAAGGAG ATGGCGCTGCCCGAGTGGATGGTGAGCCTGCGCCACGAGGCGACCCACCGCAGCCTGCCGTCTCTGCCCGTGCTCCGGTCGGGGGCGCGCTTTGCTCTCGCCTGGCTGAGAGAGAAGTACTGGGAACCGCAGCTGCAGCAATGTGGGGAACTGCCAGGGGGAGCCGCTGAGAAGGGGCAGTTAGATGTGGAAG AAGTGAGACAGGCAGTAGTTGGACTGCTGATATCATTTGAACAGCATCAGTTTGAG ATTTTATCGGAAAGAAGTACCAAGAAGAAGAGGAGTCACCACACAACACTTCTACAAGAGGTCCTCTCAAACCTGGCCGCTCTCATGGCTGGAAACAG gGAGACTGTCGTTGCATGCCTGTGTCGCCGGGGATTCCTGATCCCCACACCTGAACAGACAACGGCTCTTGGCTTAACTAACTATGATGTCTTTCCTG AAAGCGATGGATCAGAGTTGCCACAAATAGACAAAAAGTTCCAGGACTTTTGGAAGCCAATTTTTGAGCTGTTACATCAATCAAACAGCATCCCCCCGTTGTTAGAGAGACTTGTACAGCAGCTGGGTACTTATGCAGAGGAAGATTTGGAGTTTGCAGTGGGGTGGATAGCATTGATCACAACAGCACAAAATTCACAAG atAAGAAGAGTCTGGAGAGACTTCTGCACAAGGTCAAAGTCGAGTTGCCATGGAGACGGTTGATCACCTGTTGCCTAGCAACGCCCAATAAACACACCACACCTCTGGTCCACATGTGA